From the genome of Ictalurus furcatus strain D&B chromosome 4, Billie_1.0, whole genome shotgun sequence, one region includes:
- the znf296 gene encoding zinc finger protein 296 encodes MSRRKLGSRPQHLSVIQDAPEPSVNSSPPCSPGGSDLLTCGQCGQAFPLAHILTFIQHKQGGCSSTRPGPLDHTPQSPANHAFRRGPGVQLETGYVELKRMTGSRWEEESGVKVEPNLADEPSSFTCLVCECQLPSAWALLQHAQYTHSLSLYQVEANHNQKPKPPAMMDPRHLGATLATAFQTSSTLKRLPRSHQLQIHAPLSGGQDPQSMNFSMCLQRLAEVSVGNGGVVPSPSTSPPAASPFPHSTPPLLSKFSCEVCGHNFQSLRSLSAHRRTHATEKPYHCAMCQLSFAQSGELARHMRSHRKVPESSLKLSDISLRMPNLVTATTKEDGNAPSRFSQQGYGDGGHQESDTAGTGLILLPSQPRGANHSLQRCYQLHTEVDEEVQVEPQHPSPYGSPSEGSLDSGETGESGIASGNCTPKRPERDGEVEAEVECVDVVPDWQQDTERRQSGGRKKKEEACEYCGKRFRNSSNLTVHRRSHTGERPYRCGLCSYACAQSSKLTRHMKTHGARGTRAPFQCQLCSVPFTVYATLEKHLKKTHGISHATVGAYSQNTHSLSPPLGYTNLAIKMEDDPTIEHSEAPVQTITEGVAMSKTLKEEESETMVTTDGALSPTPEDASHKVELSLSPRTA; translated from the exons aTGTCCAGGCGCAAACTTGGGAGCCGACCGCAACACCTGAGCGTGATTCAAG ATGCCCCAGAGCCTAGCGTGAATTCGAGCCCACCCTGCTCTCCTGGAGGCAGCGATTTACTGACGTGCGGTCAGTGTGGTCAGGCCTTCCCTCTGGCTCACATCCTCACCTTCATCCAGCACAAGCAAGGAGGATGTAGCAGCACTAGGCCTGGCCCACTGGACCACACACCTCAGTCTCCAGCCAATCATGCGTTCCGACGTGGCCCAGGTGTGCAGCTGGAAACAGGCTATGTGGAGCTGAAGAGGATGACAGGCAGTCGTTGGGAGGAAGAGTCAGGTGTGAAGGTGGAGCCTAACCTAGCAG ATGAGCCATCCAGTTTTACCTGCCTGGTTTGTGAGTGTCAGTTGCCTAGTGCATGGGCTCTCCTCCAACACGCCCAGTACACGCACTCCCTGAGTCTCTACCAAGTTGAGGCCAATCATAACCAAAAGCCCAAACCACCAGCCATGATGGATCCACGCCACCTGGGTGCCACACTGGCCACTGCCTTCCAGACTTCCTCTACCTTGAAGCGTTTACCCCGCTCCCATCAGCTCCAGATCCATGCCCCCTTGTCAGGAGGACAGGATCCTCAGAGCATGAACTTCTCAATGTGTCTACAGCGGCTGGCGGAGGTGAGTGTTGGGAATGGAGGAGTCGTGCCCTCGCCATCTACATCTCCACCTGCCGCTTCTCCTTTTCCTCACTCTACCCCTCCATTGCTAAGCAAGTTCTCTTGTGAGGTCTGTGGCCATAATTTCCAGTCCTTGCGCAGCCTTTCTGCTCATCGGCGCACACATGCCACTGAGAAGCCTTACCATTGTGCTATGTGCCAGCTATCCTTTGCTCAAAGTGGAGAGCTAGCTCGTCACATGAGGAGCCACCGAAAAGTTCCAGAAAGCTCATTAAAATTGTCAGACATCTCCTTAAGAATGCCAAATCTTGTCACTGCCACCACAAAAGAAGATGGAAACGCCCCAAGCAGGTTTTCTCAGCAAGGATATGGGGATGGTGGGCATCAGGAAAGTGACACTGCAGGTACAGGTTTGATCCTGTTGCCATCCCAGCCGAGAGGAGCCAACCACAGTTTGCAGAGGTGCTATCAACTTCACACGGAGGTAGATGAGGAGGTGCAGGTGGAGCCGCAGCATCCTTCACCCTACGGCAGCCCTTCAGAGGGCTCACTGGACAGCGGAGAGACTGGTGAGAGCGGCATCGCCAGCGGAAACTGTACTCCCAAGAGGCCTGAGCGTGACGGCGAGGTGGAGGCAGAGGTTGAATGTGTGGATGTGGTGCCTGATTGGCAACAGGACACTGAGAGACGGCAGTCTGGTGGTCgcaagaagaaagaagaagctTGTGAATATTGCGGCAAACGATTCCGCAACAGTAGCAACCTGACTGTGCATCGGAGGAGCCACACTGGCGAACGGCCATACCGTTGCGGTTTGTGCAGTTATGCCTGTGCCCAGAGCAGCAAGCTGACACGCCATATGAAGACCCATGGCGCCCGTGGCACCCGTGCCCCCTTCCAGTGTCAGCTCTGCTCTGTGCCCTTTACCGTCTACGCCACACTGGAGAAGCACCTCAAGAAGACACATGGTATTAGCCATGCCACAGTTGGAGCCTACAGccagaacacacactctcttagcCCTCCTCTTGGATACACCAACCTTGCCATTAAAATGGAGGATGATCCCACCATAGAGCACTCTGAAGCCCCAGTCCAAACCATCACAGAGGGTGTGGCAATGTCCAAAACTCTCAAAGAAGAGGAATCCGAGACGATGGTCACCACTGATGGTGCTCTCTCACCCACTCCTGAAGATGCCAGCCATAAAGTAGAGTTGAGTCTTTCTCCAAGAACTGCCTGA